A genomic stretch from Limanda limanda chromosome 11, fLimLim1.1, whole genome shotgun sequence includes:
- the ice1 gene encoding little elongation complex subunit 1 gives MMPGDTQAKTVAIAADAKLGNCQNCSVLHQSLTEYVSSFLALKQKIPVSDDSIRLQQLEDLQIRLVTLEEKTVDYESMQAELEEKKRALLAYGQISEAMEKLKQENSKTVVEKKKLEEQLKDEKELTETKSLENTQLKRGKAEVENDLLKTQMSMKKSQARADQVEKLTEENIMMTSIKDNLENNIKRLEDSVCKQNHQISQLIKKKILLETNLDDLQARLLKLERERSKEYRSTSTQASPPEEHKVDKEKVLMLLENLWACVEPQQQHSRNQLHLTGNTSLKSCFNSKQVGPSTPQRTVNSHPSFVSQSSSDNNVGSHSHTMQTKPFSKASPLAQKTIKHQVSPQHLGGKKPRDSPKKSKRLSKGNKTVEEIMEMLKPMPSCLSPILDMDKEMESMETDDREEGNRPRPSDDSAALQQEPSILTPSVSSHCPNLCAPPVEETLDLPVVTEPEVEHISDKSDCKDLGHTELNSVPEMKDKSSADVEEMDLQKDEQTEQEAATVPTQSTLAPSFSATSDNRVLVEVVSSASENQQPSCSRNPCHNFTTDSSKTETAPEKAKEDQSETITIMDVDMDLSDGTEAKTVTAEAAESPRGTNNTVVPGDLQQSASSTFTDFVKDSEVSNTESLLDIEKSHEDSCLLTQSRQEASGVEPQEIKSSPGKHTSLPEDDNICTSGSSNSFSSVRDEIVKEELENNGPIKHINVENNNDEQKIERVDTILHSSQESHGSARCQSPEIHSRLKMEDADEGQSGQNSDQVNVETPEENLEIETLNKEITSDHEASLSVSQETLSVDCESLKENTHSLCRQLSPTCLIPTVKVNVLQTHSNIKKLTMDVEHVSTNNKAVPDPEENGVIETAVVKDVSRDRIVTQSTASLIQRAASTNGQINGLEQQSDQAAASSLSTDQPQQCLGDVRSEVGPPLPPLLTPLSTPTKAGKSISPRQAIGKLLFPSPMDRLASPITPVLSHRTPNSGVPSSPVQFGSATPKHAVPVPGRLPITAMNSSPSSSSPSQENSMRLLDTMYPEMSARARTLSILRRNVDLSICSSQNGTLPKTSENQMSGFKTVNSTSTAFTKTQTRGEKRQATSLLEPQNSKCCRLDSHSPTTSRMQVPSCSSNGGEETASPQSLKLEQLKNLSQPMDSGEPAEQNLADVLRKIEKQCFDVLPVIQSHIHVGNLPKKPVLRDEEKEVISEICHSSLLKADDVISAILHKLKTEKKDLSTNYLQALCRVYTGICRQKRDWEKAHILAYSILTEDFPDSAKLILFMVTTWPRLLSHSSCLCRAIHTVTKLKAQQEILGALSAFLGWEKNPPCEIDQLISRVLSDIRSGSGGTFTKHSRYGWDLGTQAWEHVFTLHLLCSHKKWEWTLENLLSKELWPLMKTWLLQPRDQQAPVSDLTVATVLRLIGCLCQLGMKERSVSVVTVARDINTFARHGQNEGVPWEVQLAAVYCMYELSPSNPKQALDALAEWRGETTQSAPPAVTSYINQLASICRLVKS, from the exons ATGATGCCCGGGGACACTCAGGCGAAAACGGTGGCCATAGCTGCGGACGCGAAGTTGGGAAACTGTCAGAACTGCTCAGTTCTGCATCAG AGCCTGACCGAGTACGTGTCCTCCTTCCTGGCACTGAAACAGAAAATACCTGTCTCAGA TGACTCTATCAGACTCCAACAGCTGGAGGACCTGCAGATCAGATTGGTCACACTGGAGGAAAAAACTGTTGATTATGAATCCATGCAAGCTGAGCTGGAAGAAAAGAAG CGCGCTCTTCTGGCCTATGGACAGATTTCTGAAGCGATGGAAAAACTGAAGCAGGAAAACAGCAAGACAGTAGTAGA GAAGAAGAAGCTTGAAGAGCAGCTAAAGGATGAGAAAG AACTAACAGAAACAAAGTCACTTGAGAATACACAACTGAAGAGGGGAAAGGCCGAAGTCGAAAATGATCTATTAAAAACACAG ATGTCTATGAAGAAATCTCAGGCCCGAGCAGATCAAGTTGAAAAGCTGACAGAGGAGAATATCATGATGACAAGCAT AAAGGATAACcttgaaaataacattaaacgGCTTGAAG ACTCAGTTTGCAAACAGAATCATCAAATATCCCAACTCATAAAAAAGAAGatcctgctggaaacaaatctTGATGATCTCCAG GCGAGACTGTTGAaactggagagagaaaggagtaaag AATATAGGAGCACATCAACACAAGCAAGTCCCCCAGAGGAGCATAAAGTTGATAAAG aaaAAGTCCTGATGCTGCTCGAGAATTTGTGGGCATGTGTGGAACCTCAACAGCAGCACTCCCGAAATCAGTTGCACCTAACTGGCAATACATCATTAA AGTCCTGCTTCAACTCCAAGCAGGTTGGACCCTCGACTCCACAACGCACAGTGAACTCTCATCCGAGTTTTGTGTCTCAGTCCAGCTCTGACAACAACGTGGGATCCCACTCTCACACGATGCAGACAAAACCCTTCTCCAAAGCTTCTCCTCTTGCACAGAAAACCATCAAGCACCAAGTGTCTCCTCAGCACTTGGGTGGCAAGAAGCCGAGAGACTCTCCCAAAAAGAGCAAGCGATTGTCCAAGGGAAACAAAACTGTTGAGGAGATCATGGAGATGTTAAAACCGATGCCTAGCTGCCTATCACCAATATTAGACATG gaTAAAGAGATGGAATCTATGGAGACGGATGACAGAGAAGAGGGAAACCGCCCCAGACCCTCTGATGACTCCGCTGCTCTACAACAAGAGCCGTCAATACTCACACCATCAGTGTCCAGCCACTGTCCAAACCTTTGTGCACCACCAGTGGAAGAGACCCTGGACTTGCCAGTTGTCACAGAACCTGAAGTGGAACACATTTCTGATAAAAGTGACTGCAAAGACTTGGGGCATACTGAGTTGAACAGTGTCCCTGAAATGAAGGATAAAAGCAGTGCAGACGTTGAAGAAATGGATCTTCAGAAAGACGAGCAGACTGAGCAGGAAGCAGCCACTGTGCCAACGCAGTCAACGTTGGCACCTTCTTTTTCTGCCACATCAGATAATAGAGTACTGGTTGAGGTTGTCTCGTCAGCAAGTGAAAATCAACAACCATCCTGCAGCAGAAATCCCTGTCACAACTTTACCACTGACAGCAGCAAAACTGAAACTGCTCCAGAAAAGGCAAAGGAGGATCAGTCAGAGACTATTACAATAATGGATGTAGATATGGACCTTAGTGATGGTACCGAAGCCAAAACAGTCActgctgaagctgcagagtCACCCAGAGGAACCAATAACACTGTAGTTCCCGGGGATTTGCAGCAAAGTGCTTCCTCAACATTTACCGACTTTGTGAAAGACTCTGAGGTTTCAAACACAGAGAGTCTCTTAGATATTGAGAAAAGTCATGAAGACTCTTGTCTTTTGACACAGAGCCGTCAGGAGGCCTCTGGGGTGGAGCCCCAGGAGATCAAATCTTCCCCTGGCAAACACACAAGCTTGCCAGAAGATGATAACATTTGTACGTCAGGCAGCAGTAACAGCTTTAGTAGTGTCAGAGATGAAATAGTTAAAGAGGAGCTTGAAAACAATGGACCCATTAAACATATTAATGTAGAAAATAATAATGACGAACAAAAAATTGAAAGAGTTGATACAATTCTTCATTCTTCCCAAGAGTCACACGGCAGCGCTAGATGTCAATCACCTGAAATACATTCACGGTTAAAGATGGAAGATGCAGACGAGGGTCAAAGTGGCCAGAATTCTGACCAAGTAAATGttgaaactccagaagagaACCTTGAAATAGAGACATTGAACAAAGAAATAACGTCTGATCATGAAGCTTCCCTTTCTGTTTCCCAAGAGACATTGAGTGTTGACTGTGagtctttaaaagaaaatacacattcTCTGTGCAGGCAGTTGAGTCCCACGTGTCTGATACCCACTGTAAAAGTGAATGTTTTGCAAACTCACTCAAACATAAAAAAGTTGACTATGGATGTTGAGCATGTttcaacaaacaacaaagctGTTCCTGATCCGGAGGAGAACGGTGTGATTGAAACTGCCGTCGTCAAAGACGTCTCCCGAGATAGAATCGTCACACAGAGTACCGCCTCATTAATTCAGAGAGCGGCTTCCACAAATGGGCAGATTAACGGTTTGGAGCAACAAAGTGACCAGGCAGCAGCTTCATCTCTGTCCACAGATCAACCACAGCAATGCCTGGGTGACGTTCGCTCTGAGGTGGGCcccccacttcctcctctcctaaCCCCTCTGAGCACACCCACAAAAGCAGGTAAATCAATCAGTCCGCGGCAGGCTATTGGGAAACTCTTATTTCCCTCACCAATGGATAGGCTGGCTTCTCCTATCACCCCTGTTCTGAGCCACAGGACACCCAACAGTGGAGTCCCCTCATCACCGGTTCAGTTCGGCTCTGCCACGCCCAAACACGCGGTGCCGGTCCCTGGTCGCCTGCCCATAACAGCCATGAACTCCTCGCCTTCCTCCTCCAGTCCGTCTCAGGAAAACTCCATGAGACTGCTCGACACCATGTATCCAGAGATGTCGGCCCGCGCCAGAACTCTGAGCATCCTCAGAAGAAACGTTGATCTTAGCATTTGCTCATCACAGAACGGGACGTTACCCAAGACATCTGAAAATCAGATGTCCGGCTTTAAGACCGTCAACTCCACCTCGACGGCCTTCACCAAGACTCAGacgagaggggaaaaaagacagGCCACCAGTTTGCTTGAGCCCCAAAACAGCAAATGTTGCAGGCTTGACAGCCACTCTCCCACCACCAGTCGTATGCAGGTGCCGTCCTGCTCATCAAACGGTGGAGAAGAGACCGCCTCACCCCAGAGCTTGAAGCTTGAACAGCTCAAAAATCTGTCTCAACCCATGGACAGTGGAGAACCTGCAGAGCAAAATCTGGCTGATGTTTTAAGAAAAATTGAAAAGCAGTGTTTTGATGTATTGCCTGTGATCCAGAGCCACATCCACGTTGGTAACCTCCCCAAAAAACCTGTCTTgagggatgaagagaaggaggtCATCTCTGAGATTTGCCACAGCAGCTTG ctcaAGGCAGATGATGTGATTTCAGCCATCCTgcacaaactgaaaactgagAAGAAGGACCTGAGCACAAACTACCTGCAGGCTCTCTGTAGAGTCTACACAGGCATCTGTAGACAGAAGAGAGACTGGGAGAAGGCTCACATCCTGGCGTACAGCATTCTCACAGAAG ATTTCCCAGATTCTGCCAAGCTGATTTTGTTTATGGTGACAACGTGGCCCAGACTTCTCTcacacagcagctgtttgtgcCGGGCCATACACACTGTCACCAAACTGAAAGCGCAACAAGAGATTCTCGGCGCACTTTCAGCATTCCTCGGCTGGGAAAAG aatCCTCCCTGTGAAATCGACCAGCTGATCTCCAGAGTGCTGTCTGATATCCGTTCAGGGTCAGGTGGGACTTTCACCAAACACAGTCGTTACGGGTGGGACCTGGGGACTCAGGCGTGGGAACATGTCTTCACACTGCACCTTCTCTGTTCTCACAAAAAATGGGAGTGGACCCTTGAAAATCTATTAAG taaAGAGTTGTGGCCTTTAATGAAGACATGGTTGTTGCAGCCCAGAGATCAACAAGCACCCGTTTCTGATCTAACTGTCGCCACCGTGCTCCGACTCATAG GATGCCTCTGTCAGCTGGGAATGAAAGAGAGGAGTGTGTCTGTGGTAACTGTCGCCCGTGACATCAACACATTCGCTCGACATGGACAGAATGAAG GTGTGCCTTGGGAGGTCCAGCTAGCAGCCGTGTACTGCATGTACGAACTGTCGCCCAGCAACCCAAAACAAGCCCTGGACGCCCTTGcagagtggagaggagagacGACTCAGAGCGCCCCACCTGCTGTCACTAGCTACATAAACCAGTTAGCCTCCATCTGCAGACTAGTCAAGAGCTGA